Proteins from a genomic interval of Gadus macrocephalus chromosome 2, ASM3116895v1:
- the LOC132475320 gene encoding RAD52 motif-containing protein 1-like, translating to MEVDIIEFKAPTESNKALFIWDLQAGYSHAYIYERVSSAFSSFGPLFLVKVLPNSPSVSPGFYSLVKFYCSRHALQAQRSTDGTLLFQSTPVKVRLSTRQAPFLQFDNQLLSHSRCLELANHCLGFNGWSTRIINLKVLPSDSLEEGQGHEASGRSQEVSGRSQEVSGSQTTLRYGCLLELSFPQHGVSTRGVAVIEETFSLSGPAVCMQKHSKLQRWVRDKALVHAFSSVLLILLGDGRVMVELRPGDQLRLEDQPDEVIKVNELVTEPEEEEPADLAFS from the exons atggaggtggacatTATAGAGTTCAAAGCGCCGACGGAAAGCAACAAAGCTCTCTTCATATGGGACCTCCAGGCCGGCTACAGCCACGCCTACATCTAT GAGAGGGTGTCCTCTGCGTTCTCCTCCTTCGGACCCCTCTTCCTGGTCAAGGTGCTCCCCaactctccctctgtgtctcctggCTTCTACTCGCTGGTGAAGTTCTACTGCTCCAGACACGCCCTGCAGGCCCAGAGATCTACTGATGGAACCCTCCTGTTCCAGAGCACTCCTGTCAAG GTAAGACTCAGTACCCGACAGGCTCCCTTCCTCCAATTTGACAACCAGCTGCTAAGCCACTCCCGCTGCCTGGAACTGGCCAATCACTGCCTGGGCTTCAACGGCTGGTCCACACGCATCATTAAT CTGAAAGTGTTGCCTTCTGATTCTCTGGAAGAGGGGCAGGGCCATGAGgccagtgggaggagccaggaggtaagtgggaggagccaggaggTCAGTGGGAGCCAGACGACGCTGCGCTATGGGTGTTTACTGGAGCTGTCGTTTCCCCAACATGGCGTTTCAACAAGAGGAGTGGCCGtcatagaggagaccttctcCCTGTCTG ggccagCAGTGTGTATGCAGAAACACAGTAAGCTCCAGAGATGGGTCCGAGACAAGGCCTTAGTACACGCCTTCAGCTCAGTACTGCTAATACTACTAG gagATGGACGTGTGATGGTGGAGCTGAGACCAGGAGACCAGCTTCGACTTGAAGACCAACCTGATGAGGTCATCAAG GTGAATGAGTTAGTCACTGagcctgaggaagaggagccagCTGACCTCGCCTTCTCCTGA
- the LOC132474332 gene encoding RAD52 motif-containing protein 1-like, giving the protein MEVDIIEFKAPTESNKALFIWDLQAGYSHAYIYYERVFSAFSSFGPLFLVKVLPNSPSVSPGFYSLVKFYCSRHALQAQRSTDGTLLFQSTPVKVRLSTRQAPFLQFDNQLLSHSRCLELANHCLGFNGWSTLIINLKVLPSDSLEEGQGHEANGRSQEVSGRSPKVSGRSKTTLRYRCLLELSFPQHDVSSSGVAVIEETFSLSGTHLHITHLVHT; this is encoded by the exons atggaggtggacatTATAGAGTTCAAAGCGCCGACGGAAAGCAACAAAGCTCTCTTCATATGGGACCTCCAGGCCGGCTACAGCCACGCCTACATCTAT TATGAGAGGGTGTTCTCTGCATTCTCCTCCTTCGGACCCCTCTTCCTGGTCAAGGTGCTCCCCaactctccctctgtgtctcctggCTTCTACTCGCTGGTGAAGTTCTACTGCTCCAGACACGCCCTGCAGGCCCAGAGATCTACTGATGGAACCCTCCTGTTCCAGAGCACTCCTGTCAAG GTAAGACTCAGTACCCGACAGGCTCCCTTCCTCCAATTTGACAACCAGCTGCTAAGCCACTCCCGCTGCCTGGAACTGGCCAATCACTGCCTGGGCTTCAACGGCTGGTCCACACTCATCATTAAT CTGAAAGTGTTGCCTTCTGATTCTCTGGAAGAGGGGCAGGGCCATGAGGCCAATGGGAGGAGCCAGGAGGTAAGTGGGAGGAGCCCGAAGGTCAGTGGGAGGAGCAAGACGACGCTGCGCTACAGGTGTTTACTGGAGCTGTCGTTTCCCCAACACGACGTTTCATCAAGTGGAGTGGCCGtcatagaggagaccttctcCCTGTCTGGTACACACCTACATATTACACACCTGGTACACACCTGA